The proteins below come from a single bacterium genomic window:
- a CDS encoding LemA family protein, with protein sequence MYIIIAAVGVAIVYVVFTYNALASLRNRARNAWADVDVQLKRRYDLVPNLVAAVQGYASHEKSVFEDVANLRAKAAQLDGIGEKAGAESDLSGAIKSIFAIAESYPDLKADANFHDLQTQLTEIEDHIQYARRYYNAVVRDINIKCEMFPSNLIAGWFGFGRQEYFGAADDERESPHIKMEER encoded by the coding sequence ATGTATATAATCATTGCGGCAGTTGGCGTGGCAATCGTGTATGTTGTATTCACATATAACGCCTTAGCGTCGCTGCGAAACAGGGCGAGAAACGCATGGGCGGATGTCGATGTCCAGCTCAAGCGCAGATATGACCTGGTTCCGAACCTGGTTGCGGCTGTGCAGGGTTATGCCTCTCATGAGAAAAGTGTGTTCGAGGATGTGGCAAATCTCAGGGCAAAGGCGGCTCAGCTCGACGGCATAGGTGAAAAGGCCGGTGCCGAAAGTGATCTGTCGGGAGCGATAAAGTCGATTTTTGCGATAGCCGAAAGCTACCCGGACCTCAAGGCCGACGCAAATTTCCATGACCTCCAAACGCAGCTTACGGAAATTGAAGACCACATTCAATATGCACGTCGATACTACAACGCGGTCGTGCGTGATATCAACATCAAGTGCGAGATGTTTCCGTCCAACCTGATTGCAGGATGGTTCGGGTTCGGCAGGCAGGAATATTTCGGTGCCGCGGACGATGAGAGAGAATCACCGCACATCAAAATGGAGGAGCGATGA
- a CDS encoding DUF2207 domain-containing protein, producing the protein MKIFKYILIAVALLCTTPAMAWQITSYDTRMDIQKDSSIIVTETITADFTNDPHHGIYRDIPLTGEDRYRNKYRIRETTLGVTDNSGTPQTYKQTAKGGRINIRIGNAGVLVSGPKTYVIKYRLWRAVHFFSDYDEIYWNVVGPEWQVPINNATCIVTIPDGAKPGSIQTASYTGALGSTSSDGFSDTPDSRTARFWMRRAVNPGEYMTIVVGWPKGLVTQPSFSQEAKWFVADNGYFFLPVFFLCGLWLFWLKEGRDPDTGKSEMIAYDPPDGMSPAEIGTLIDERVDMRDISASIIDLAVRGIIRIESEKTKGFLSTKIEHTLRLTSSYSETRKNSELSSFDNLLIQALFNGLGFCIVSQLSGRFYSYLPMLRSKLYDSMVKRGYFNRRPDEVRIGYQMAGWMLAAVGFAGGIMLVISSQIPAAIDIPAGWAFATGLCGIMLAIGSRFMPRKTKKGKNALLAVKGFEEYISRAERADIEYQERQSYFEKFLPYAMAFGVVDKWARAFDGLQTEPPKWYHGYDGSFQPTIFAYDLDIATSDWNSIMSTRPRTCSSGDYANSGSSDFFSGDSGFSGGCSGGGGGGGGGGAW; encoded by the coding sequence ATGAAGATATTCAAGTATATTCTGATCGCAGTTGCCCTACTCTGCACAACTCCAGCGATGGCATGGCAGATCACAAGCTATGACACGCGCATGGATATTCAAAAAGACAGCAGCATCATCGTCACCGAGACAATCACTGCCGACTTCACGAACGACCCGCACCACGGCATCTATCGCGACATTCCCCTTACGGGAGAGGATAGATATCGCAACAAATACCGTATCAGGGAAACAACTCTGGGCGTGACTGACAATTCCGGCACACCACAGACATACAAGCAGACAGCCAAAGGCGGGCGGATCAATATCAGAATTGGTAACGCAGGTGTGCTTGTCAGCGGTCCGAAAACGTATGTCATCAAATATCGGCTCTGGCGGGCAGTGCATTTCTTTAGTGATTACGACGAAATATACTGGAATGTCGTCGGACCGGAATGGCAGGTGCCCATCAATAATGCAACATGCATAGTCACAATCCCTGACGGCGCAAAGCCCGGATCGATTCAGACTGCGTCATACACTGGGGCATTAGGCTCCACCAGTTCGGACGGGTTCAGCGACACCCCCGACAGCCGCACTGCCAGATTCTGGATGAGACGTGCGGTCAACCCGGGCGAATATATGACTATAGTCGTTGGCTGGCCCAAGGGACTCGTAACCCAGCCGAGCTTTTCGCAGGAGGCAAAGTGGTTCGTCGCGGACAATGGCTATTTCTTCCTGCCGGTATTCTTTTTGTGCGGACTATGGCTTTTCTGGCTCAAAGAGGGACGGGACCCCGACACCGGCAAGAGTGAGATGATAGCATATGACCCACCGGACGGCATGAGCCCGGCGGAGATCGGCACACTGATAGACGAACGTGTCGATATGCGCGATATATCGGCATCAATTATCGACCTTGCAGTGCGCGGAATTATCAGGATCGAATCAGAAAAAACCAAAGGATTTCTATCCACCAAAATTGAGCATACACTCCGGCTAACCTCATCATATAGTGAAACGAGGAAGAATTCAGAGTTGAGCAGCTTTGACAACTTGTTGATCCAAGCACTCTTCAATGGCCTTGGTTTTTGTATTGTCTCTCAACTTTCGGGCAGGTTTTATAGTTATCTACCAATGCTCCGAAGCAAATTATATGACTCAATGGTCAAGCGAGGCTATTTCAACCGCAGACCGGATGAGGTTCGAATCGGTTATCAGATGGCTGGCTGGATGCTTGCGGCTGTTGGATTTGCAGGCGGGATTATGCTGGTGATTTCCAGCCAGATACCTGCAGCAATCGATATTCCCGCCGGATGGGCATTCGCCACAGGATTATGCGGAATCATGCTCGCAATAGGCTCACGTTTCATGCCTCGAAAGACGAAAAAGGGGAAAAATGCACTTCTTGCAGTTAAAGGCTTTGAAGAATATATATCGCGCGCGGAACGGGCAGATATCGAGTATCAGGAGAGACAGAGCTACTTTGAAAAGTTCCTACCATATGCAATGGCTTTCGGGGTTGTAGACAAATGGGCTAGAGCCTTTGATGGTCTACAGACTGAACCGCCGAAGTGGTATCACGGTTATGATGGATCATTCCAACCTACAATATTCGCATACGACCTCGACATAGCGACAAGTGATTGGAACAGCATCATGTCCACTCGACCTCGCACATGCAGCAGTGGAGACTATGCAAACTCCGGGAGTTCGGACTTTTTCAGCGGCGACAGCGGATTTTCAGGCGGCTGCTCCGGCGGAGGAGGTGGAGGCGGTGGTGGCGGCGCATGGTAA
- a CDS encoding alpha-L-fucosidase — translation MNKQLAKMTLVKQPDMQLNMMEVTPLVHNGRLLLLECVRPAEGPSEEHYLQIKDVETGDILTKFAQGYGLGCAIIHDNKFYVFASRHENNDWNDVTVFYSGDLKHWENKLIIEQEPTEHLFNTSVCWADGRFVMAYESNDPQYVAFTILFAESKDLLNWTKIPNASSYKDHYTACPCLRYMEGYFYMLYLEHMTPEWRFDTYMVRSKDLINWGPAPRNPILTAEGDEGINASDPDLVEFEDKVYLYYATGDQKTWANSKRAIFDGTLTDFFHWCYTKPDLHYAAPEVVWKGTVIEGPFPTDWPPLTADQEHFKDMKLGIFIHWGLYSILGHGEWAVFRENIPFEEYDRQTDVFKAEKFDAAQWVKFARQSGANYITFGTKHHDGYCLFDSHLTDHTTAKTGPHRDIVDELSKACAADDMELMFYYSMIDWHFPDFDPHLPEYTRYIEGQVDELCSHYGKVGGFWFDMGSLLGRYRGQKALETIRSKQPHAVVMSCDFIAVERDMTNICNYDSVGRLVMSPMPEPSRDFWPLEVCDTMNDNWGYTPSDTNYRSSDELIRQLVTVVGKGANLLLNVGPTPSGEFPPEQIQRFKDIGKFMERNGRAIYSTRPADLPQQAWGYAVSKNSSIYAHILDSSLNTITVQGLKNGVKSVQNIDGRPIEWKYVEDGLRITIPQECVEPLDTVLEIISV, via the coding sequence TTGAATAAACAGTTAGCAAAAATGACTCTGGTCAAGCAGCCAGATATGCAGCTAAATATGATGGAAGTAACGCCGTTGGTACACAACGGACGGCTGCTGCTTCTGGAGTGTGTCCGGCCTGCCGAAGGCCCGAGTGAAGAGCATTATCTGCAAATCAAAGATGTCGAGACAGGCGATATCCTGACCAAGTTCGCTCAGGGTTATGGCCTGGGATGCGCGATAATCCATGACAACAAGTTCTATGTCTTCGCCTCGCGCCATGAGAATAACGACTGGAATGACGTCACGGTCTTTTATTCAGGTGATCTCAAGCATTGGGAGAACAAGCTCATAATAGAGCAGGAACCCACTGAGCACCTGTTCAACACATCCGTCTGCTGGGCGGACGGACGGTTTGTAATGGCCTATGAGTCCAACGACCCACAGTATGTGGCATTCACCATCCTCTTCGCCGAGTCGAAGGACCTGCTCAACTGGACGAAAATACCCAATGCATCTTCATATAAAGACCACTACACGGCCTGCCCGTGCCTGCGATATATGGAGGGGTATTTTTATATGCTCTACCTGGAGCATATGACTCCGGAATGGCGGTTCGACACCTATATGGTGCGCTCGAAGGACCTTATCAACTGGGGACCGGCTCCGCGCAACCCGATCCTCACTGCCGAAGGTGATGAGGGCATAAACGCATCCGATCCTGACCTGGTCGAGTTCGAGGACAAAGTGTATCTCTACTACGCCACAGGCGACCAGAAGACCTGGGCAAACTCCAAGCGCGCGATATTCGACGGAACTCTCACCGATTTCTTCCACTGGTGCTACACCAAGCCGGATTTGCATTATGCCGCGCCGGAGGTCGTCTGGAAGGGGACAGTTATCGAAGGACCGTTTCCAACAGACTGGCCGCCGCTCACCGCCGATCAGGAGCACTTCAAGGATATGAAGCTCGGTATATTCATACATTGGGGGCTCTATTCTATCCTGGGGCACGGCGAGTGGGCGGTATTCAGAGAAAATATCCCGTTCGAGGAGTATGACCGCCAGACAGATGTGTTCAAAGCTGAAAAGTTCGATGCGGCGCAGTGGGTGAAGTTTGCACGCCAATCGGGAGCTAACTACATAACTTTCGGCACGAAACACCACGATGGCTACTGCCTCTTCGACAGCCACCTGACTGATCACACGACAGCCAAGACCGGCCCGCATCGTGACATTGTCGATGAACTGAGCAAAGCGTGCGCAGCGGATGATATGGAGCTGATGTTCTATTATTCTATGATAGACTGGCATTTCCCAGACTTCGACCCTCATCTGCCCGAGTATACACGCTACATAGAGGGCCAGGTCGATGAACTCTGCTCGCATTATGGCAAAGTGGGCGGGTTCTGGTTCGACATGGGCTCCCTGCTCGGGCGCTACCGCGGTCAGAAAGCCCTTGAAACCATTCGCAGCAAGCAGCCTCATGCGGTTGTCATGTCATGTGACTTCATAGCAGTAGAACGTGATATGACCAACATCTGCAATTATGACTCCGTGGGGCGTCTGGTGATGTCGCCGATGCCCGAGCCGAGCCGCGACTTCTGGCCGCTCGAAGTCTGCGACACTATGAACGATAACTGGGGATACACTCCATCCGACACGAACTATCGATCATCGGATGAGCTGATCCGGCAGCTTGTAACAGTCGTGGGCAAGGGGGCTAATCTGCTGCTCAACGTAGGCCCCACCCCATCCGGTGAGTTTCCACCTGAGCAGATCCAAAGGTTCAAGGATATCGGAAAGTTCATGGAGCGAAACGGCAGGGCTATCTACTCCACCCGTCCCGCAGATCTGCCGCAGCAGGCATGGGGTTATGCCGTGAGCAAAAACAGCAGCATCTATGCACACATTCTCGACAGCTCACTAAACACAATTACTGTACAGGGGCTCAAGAATGGAGTGAAATCTGTGCAGAACATAGACGGCAGGCCGATAGAATGGAAATATGTGGAAGATGGGCTGCGCATCACTATACCGCAGGAGTGCGTCGAGCCGCTGGATACTGTGCTGGAAATTATTAGCGTCTGA
- a CDS encoding phosphoenolpyruvate carboxykinase (ATP), translating to MDKAILDDIKQIASGLGAQPNVERLMPEEIKMRAEKFCRRTVFGSCNYVSSVKTLSTALTVYLGSEKVETGVYTQKKRDINKGALQTIKSVHEYLKKAPMVHTSGTLGKDSDFTPQCAFYVSKYRRDGIRVAHMVMENLFPPIEDREADLTVVFIPEWQEKDRQVLVFPEIGVTYVLGTDYFGEAKNAFLRMAMWRAKERDMLGLHAGTKILRAQSIEGNIRRLGMMMFGIAATGKTTHSCHNHDLTAPGEGIEILQDDVVFWKRDGSALGSEKAFYIKTENLSPDTQPLLYDAAVQEDAILENVMVDYLGNVYFDDRTLTANGHGLVQRGALMPYCSDSINMPPIDELDGLVMVFMTRSNSVIPVASKLTCEQAAVAFMLSESIDASGSDQQGQGAPTRGISASPLVIGEASEDCNRFYEMLKANSDQIECYMLNTGGVGEIVEHGLDGTRRVLQRVTRVQIPEMALIIRGIARGTIKWREDANWMVQTPEYVDGLDISKFDLAEHYSQDRIDASIAAIRLDRAEYAAQLPGLDPAIKGATEF from the coding sequence TTGGATAAAGCAATTCTGGATGATATAAAACAGATAGCAAGCGGGCTGGGTGCGCAGCCGAATGTCGAGCGCCTGATGCCCGAGGAGATAAAAATGCGCGCGGAGAAGTTCTGCAGGCGCACAGTTTTCGGAAGCTGCAACTATGTATCATCCGTCAAAACACTCAGCACAGCTCTCACAGTGTACCTGGGCAGCGAGAAAGTCGAGACCGGAGTCTACACCCAAAAGAAGCGCGATATCAATAAAGGCGCGCTGCAGACTATAAAGTCAGTCCATGAATATCTGAAAAAGGCTCCTATGGTGCATACCTCAGGCACATTGGGCAAGGACAGCGACTTCACTCCGCAGTGTGCGTTTTACGTCTCCAAATATCGCAGGGACGGTATTCGCGTGGCGCATATGGTGATGGAAAACCTCTTCCCTCCGATTGAAGACCGCGAAGCCGATCTGACAGTCGTTTTTATCCCAGAGTGGCAAGAAAAAGACCGCCAGGTGCTGGTCTTCCCTGAGATTGGGGTCACATATGTGCTGGGCACCGACTATTTCGGCGAGGCCAAGAACGCATTCCTGAGAATGGCTATGTGGCGCGCAAAAGAACGTGACATGCTCGGATTGCATGCGGGAACCAAGATATTGAGAGCGCAGAGTATAGAAGGCAATATCCGCAGGCTCGGAATGATGATGTTCGGAATCGCCGCAACAGGTAAGACCACTCATTCATGCCACAATCATGATCTCACTGCGCCCGGCGAAGGCATCGAAATTTTGCAGGATGATGTCGTGTTCTGGAAGCGCGACGGATCAGCTCTCGGCAGCGAAAAGGCTTTCTATATCAAGACCGAGAACCTCAGTCCCGACACTCAACCCCTGCTCTATGATGCGGCCGTGCAAGAAGATGCGATCCTTGAAAACGTCATGGTCGACTATTTGGGCAATGTCTATTTCGACGACCGGACCCTAACGGCCAACGGCCATGGCCTGGTGCAGCGCGGCGCACTTATGCCCTACTGCAGCGACTCGATCAACATGCCCCCCATAGATGAACTCGATGGCCTGGTCATGGTTTTCATGACTCGCAGCAACTCCGTTATCCCTGTTGCAAGCAAGCTGACATGCGAACAGGCAGCGGTTGCGTTTATGCTCAGTGAGTCAATTGACGCATCCGGCAGCGATCAGCAGGGACAAGGCGCACCTACTCGCGGCATCAGCGCCAGCCCGCTCGTGATCGGCGAAGCATCGGAGGACTGCAACAGGTTCTATGAAATGCTCAAGGCCAATAGCGACCAGATCGAGTGCTATATGCTCAACACAGGCGGCGTAGGAGAGATAGTCGAGCATGGTCTGGATGGGACCAGGCGTGTGCTGCAGAGAGTGACGCGAGTGCAGATACCGGAGATGGCCTTGATAATCCGCGGCATCGCCAGGGGCACGATCAAATGGCGCGAAGATGCAAACTGGATGGTCCAGACACCCGAATATGTTGACGGACTGGATATTTCCAAATTCGATCTTGCTGAGCACTATTCTCAGGACCGTATTGACGCTTCGATAGCCGCAATCAGGCTCGACAGGGCGGAATATGCGGCGCAGCTTCCCGGCCTGGATCCCGCTATCAAGGGTGCCACAGAATTCTAG
- a CDS encoding DUF2795 domain-containing protein → MRSRMVKSTANLMDFLKDVDYPASKDEIITLAEDHMVSKDIMSRLEQLPDREYINLADVTSEVPV, encoded by the coding sequence ATGAGAAGCAGAATGGTCAAAAGCACAGCAAACCTGATGGACTTTCTAAAGGATGTCGATTACCCTGCAAGCAAAGACGAGATAATAACTCTCGCGGAGGATCACATGGTATCAAAGGATATCATGAGCAGGCTGGAACAGCTCCCGGACAGGGAGTATATCAACCTTGCCGATGTCACCAGCGAGGTGCCCGTCTAG
- a CDS encoding PaaI family thioesterase has protein sequence MSEISQLNNDDGCFACGKSNPIGLHLEFEQEDGEYVTYFTPAKEHQGWLGITHGGIVCTVLDEVMARAVCELGYDAVTAEMTVRMKRPAPTGARLRFAGQIVSENHRIIDCSACATDEDGQVIAEATGRMMRVKSGNR, from the coding sequence ATGAGTGAGATTTCGCAGTTAAATAATGACGACGGATGTTTTGCCTGCGGCAAGTCCAACCCCATCGGTCTTCATCTGGAGTTCGAGCAGGAGGATGGAGAATACGTCACCTACTTCACACCGGCCAAGGAACATCAAGGCTGGCTCGGAATCACACATGGCGGTATTGTCTGCACTGTACTGGACGAAGTGATGGCGCGCGCCGTATGTGAGCTTGGTTATGACGCTGTGACGGCTGAGATGACAGTCCGTATGAAACGGCCTGCACCCACAGGTGCACGACTGCGCTTTGCGGGACAGATAGTCTCTGAAAACCACCGGATAATAGACTGCTCAGCATGCGCGACTGATGAGGATGGTCAAGTTATAGCTGAAGCGACAGGCAGGATGATGAGAGTAAAGTCAGGAAATAGATAA
- a CDS encoding DUF2007 domain-containing protein, translating to MNAEEHGQGENLVVVFRAPDEMTANIVKGILEGENIPVVLESQMVPMYDGVFKTSVGYWGDVVVPEQYAERSREIIDAQLSSNEKG from the coding sequence ATGAATGCTGAAGAGCATGGTCAGGGCGAAAATCTTGTAGTCGTATTCAGAGCACCGGATGAAATGACGGCCAATATCGTTAAGGGAATACTCGAAGGCGAAAATATACCCGTGGTGCTGGAATCGCAAATGGTGCCTATGTATGACGGCGTATTCAAGACGAGCGTAGGATATTGGGGGGATGTGGTTGTACCCGAGCAATATGCCGAGCGAAGCCGTGAAATTATAGATGCACAGCTCTCTTCAAACGAAAAGGGTTGA
- a CDS encoding sulfide/dihydroorotate dehydrogenase-like FAD/NAD-binding protein: MTDHSDGSVCRLADLTPDSLKNTIVRKEKLSPVLTLLEISAPLIARSAKAGQFVMIWSGERSERIPLTISDMDPDKGTITIIFQEVGRGTMELGSFNVGEDIPSISGPLGHPTPIENYGTAVVIGGGVGTAIARPVAAALKKAGNHLITIIGAREKSLIILEKEMAAIADEQFITTDDGSYGRKGLVTNALKDILDKQMVNLVVAIGPLPMMRFVAKTTEPYGVKTIVSLDPIMIDGTGMCGGCRVTVGGKTMFTCVDGPDFDAHQVDWDELKARKAFYFDSEQKDKQAYISAGGGK, encoded by the coding sequence ATGACAGACCACTCGGACGGTAGCGTCTGCAGACTTGCGGACCTGACTCCCGACAGCTTAAAAAACACCATAGTCCGCAAAGAGAAGCTCTCGCCGGTGCTGACGCTTCTCGAAATTAGCGCACCCCTTATTGCGCGGTCGGCAAAAGCAGGACAGTTCGTAATGATATGGTCCGGCGAAAGGAGCGAAAGGATACCGCTCACTATCTCGGACATGGACCCAGATAAGGGCACGATCACGATCATATTCCAGGAAGTCGGGCGGGGAACCATGGAACTGGGCAGCTTTAATGTCGGCGAGGACATACCCAGCATATCCGGTCCGCTCGGTCACCCCACCCCAATCGAAAACTACGGCACTGCTGTGGTGATTGGCGGAGGTGTCGGAACAGCCATCGCCAGGCCGGTCGCGGCTGCACTGAAAAAAGCAGGCAATCATCTGATTACGATCATAGGCGCGAGAGAAAAATCGCTCATCATACTCGAAAAAGAGATGGCTGCCATCGCCGACGAGCAGTTCATCACCACGGACGACGGTTCATATGGACGCAAGGGTCTGGTAACCAATGCCCTTAAGGACATACTCGATAAGCAGATGGTCAATCTGGTAGTGGCGATAGGTCCACTGCCGATGATGAGGTTCGTCGCCAAAACCACGGAGCCATACGGCGTGAAAACAATAGTCTCGCTGGACCCGATCATGATCGACGGCACGGGAATGTGCGGAGGCTGTCGGGTGACTGTGGGCGGCAAGACTATGTTCACATGCGTTGATGGGCCTGACTTCGATGCTCATCAGGTGGACTGGGACGAACTTAAGGCACGCAAGGCATTCTACTTTGATAGCGAACAGAAAGACAAGCAGGCATATATATCGGCTGGAGGTGGCAAATAA
- the gltA gene encoding NADPH-dependent glutamate synthase yields MAKGGPRNPMPHQDAAKRITNFDEVALGYDEQTALDEAERCLSCKTKPCVSGCPVNIDIPAFIGLIKAKDYIAAANEIKKTNSLPAICGRVCPQENQCEKFCVLGKKGEPVAVGRLERFSADYQAAHSNGSSARQEPRPPATLAEHKVAVIGCGPAGLTVAGDLAKIGYKVTIFEALHKTGGVLRYGIPEFRLPRTILDREVEYVKSLGVTILTNIIVGRTFKLEDLLKEGFDAVFVGTGAGAPKLMGIPGENLSGVYSGNEWLTRINLMRANREDYATPIKLPKKACIIGAGNTAMDCTRTALRVGADQVTIVYRRGREEMPARAEEIENAEEEGVIFKLLTNPKRFIGDENGAVCAMECLRMELGEPDDSGRRRPVPVEGSEFEIECDTVIVALGQNPNPLIRTTTDGLSCERWGGIIIDAETGMTSIPGVFAGGDAVTGEATVISAMGAGKVAAAGIDQYIRKKYSL; encoded by the coding sequence ATGGCCAAGGGTGGACCCAGAAATCCGATGCCGCATCAGGACGCGGCCAAACGCATAACCAATTTCGATGAAGTGGCCCTGGGCTATGACGAACAGACCGCTCTCGATGAAGCCGAGCGCTGTCTCAGCTGCAAGACCAAGCCATGTGTGTCCGGCTGTCCTGTCAATATTGATATCCCGGCCTTTATAGGGCTTATCAAGGCAAAGGACTACATAGCGGCGGCAAATGAGATCAAAAAGACCAACTCGCTGCCTGCCATATGCGGGCGTGTGTGCCCTCAGGAGAACCAGTGCGAAAAGTTCTGCGTGCTCGGCAAGAAGGGCGAGCCGGTGGCCGTGGGTCGCCTGGAACGCTTTTCAGCAGACTATCAGGCTGCGCACTCAAACGGCTCCTCGGCTCGGCAGGAGCCTCGCCCTCCCGCCACACTTGCTGAGCATAAAGTCGCCGTGATCGGATGCGGACCAGCAGGGCTTACCGTCGCGGGTGACCTCGCCAAAATAGGCTACAAGGTCACCATCTTCGAAGCCCTGCACAAGACAGGCGGCGTATTACGCTACGGCATCCCGGAGTTCAGGCTCCCGCGCACAATACTTGACCGCGAGGTCGAGTATGTGAAGTCGCTGGGGGTCACGATCCTGACCAATATCATCGTCGGACGGACATTCAAACTCGAAGACCTGCTCAAAGAAGGATTCGACGCAGTATTTGTCGGCACCGGAGCGGGAGCTCCCAAGCTGATGGGTATCCCGGGCGAAAACCTCTCGGGTGTCTATTCGGGCAACGAGTGGCTGACCCGGATCAACCTGATGCGCGCCAACCGTGAAGATTATGCAACCCCGATCAAGCTCCCTAAAAAAGCCTGTATCATCGGTGCGGGAAACACGGCTATGGACTGCACTCGAACGGCTCTGAGAGTCGGCGCGGACCAGGTGACCATCGTCTACCGCAGAGGTCGTGAAGAGATGCCCGCAAGAGCGGAAGAGATAGAAAACGCCGAGGAAGAGGGCGTGATCTTTAAGCTCCTCACCAACCCCAAACGCTTCATCGGCGACGAAAACGGTGCGGTGTGCGCAATGGAATGTCTGCGGATGGAACTCGGTGAGCCGGATGACTCGGGCAGGCGCAGACCTGTGCCTGTCGAAGGTAGCGAATTTGAGATCGAGTGCGACACGGTCATAGTCGCTCTCGGACAAAACCCGAACCCGCTCATCAGAACGACCACCGACGGCCTTTCTTGTGAAAGATGGGGTGGGATCATCATTGATGCTGAGACCGGCATGACCAGTATCCCCGGAGTGTTCGCAGGCGGCGACGCCGTGACAGGAGAAGCGACAGTCATATCGGCTATGGGCGCAGGCAAGGTCGCCGCTGCGGGAATCGACCAATATATACGCAAGAAATATAGCCTCTAG
- a CDS encoding DUF2993 domain-containing protein encodes MRRTKDVSIIIALFIAVLCLGCGKAERHAENKIAKALQERLGPAESYEVNITGSPMKLLKGKMERLDIVGKNVNLEKGVKLASLNVTVHDLVFNTKTQEIMYASKTSFSAAIAQDELTKYLHKNYPDVPELKIALRTGYIDVSAKPTVAGVGVAVKTEADIHVKDHHLLILDLKKISAAGVPVPEFARNYIETKVNPVFDSKDLGFNATVNSIRMAQGSICVAGNLDLVQAVQLNK; translated from the coding sequence TTGCGGCGTACTAAGGATGTTTCGATTATTATAGCGCTGTTTATTGCAGTGTTATGCTTGGGATGTGGGAAAGCAGAACGTCATGCTGAAAACAAAATTGCAAAAGCTCTCCAAGAACGACTTGGGCCGGCTGAGTCATACGAAGTAAATATCACCGGCTCTCCTATGAAACTGCTCAAAGGAAAAATGGAAAGGCTGGACATAGTCGGCAAAAACGTCAACCTCGAAAAAGGTGTCAAGCTTGCATCACTCAATGTGACTGTCCACGATCTCGTTTTCAACACCAAAACGCAGGAGATAATGTATGCCAGCAAAACCAGCTTTTCTGCAGCAATAGCCCAGGATGAATTGACAAAATACCTCCATAAGAATTATCCAGACGTGCCGGAACTCAAAATTGCACTGCGCACTGGCTACATAGACGTCTCGGCAAAGCCGACTGTCGCGGGGGTGGGTGTAGCTGTCAAGACCGAAGCTGATATTCATGTAAAAGACCACCATCTGTTGATACTCGACCTTAAAAAAATATCGGCTGCAGGTGTGCCCGTTCCAGAATTTGCGCGTAATTACATCGAAACAAAAGTCAATCCGGTATTCGACTCAAAAGACCTTGGGTTCAACGCCACTGTGAACTCGATCAGGATGGCACAAGGGTCGATATGTGTGGCAGGTAATTTGGACCTGGTACAGGCAGTCCAACTAAATAAATAG